In the genome of Rhodoplanes sp. Z2-YC6860, one region contains:
- a CDS encoding VOC family protein → MSQGIGVVGLYVRDQDEAVDFYVGKLGFKVHTDVKNGNYRWLTVQHPEQPSFQLGLFAPAPPTLDSATAQTMREVVAKGAMPPLVLHVDDCRGAYDRMRARGVEFTQEPMERYGSVDASFRDPSGNGWKMIQARRPA, encoded by the coding sequence ATGAGCCAGGGTATCGGTGTGGTCGGTCTTTATGTGCGCGATCAGGACGAGGCGGTGGATTTCTATGTCGGCAAGCTCGGCTTCAAGGTCCACACCGATGTGAAGAACGGCAATTACCGCTGGCTCACGGTGCAGCACCCGGAGCAGCCGTCGTTCCAGCTCGGCCTGTTCGCACCGGCGCCGCCCACGCTCGATTCCGCGACCGCGCAGACCATGCGTGAGGTGGTGGCGAAGGGCGCGATGCCGCCGCTCGTGCTCCACGTCGATGACTGCCGCGGAGCCTATGATCGGATGCGCGCCCGCGGCGTGGAGTTCACCCAGGAGCCCATGGAGCGCTACGGCTCGGTGGACGCAAGCTTCCGCGATCCGTCGGGCAACGGCTGGAAAATGATCCAGGCGCGGAGGCCGGCGTGA
- a CDS encoding tautomerase family protein, with amino-acid sequence MPVAKIHVLEGRYSDDRLNKVSKAVQDSLMSALGVPPDDFFQIIHILPRNQYRHTPSFLGLKYSDDLILLEVSFISGRPKEKRAALLKAFNENVVKAAGISPDDLMITFYEVPGENISFGQGLAQRAHISAEAAQR; translated from the coding sequence ATGCCCGTCGCCAAAATTCACGTCCTCGAAGGACGCTACAGTGACGACCGCCTCAACAAGGTGTCGAAGGCCGTGCAGGATTCACTGATGAGCGCGCTCGGCGTGCCGCCCGATGATTTCTTCCAGATCATCCACATCCTGCCGCGAAATCAGTACCGCCACACGCCGTCGTTTCTCGGCCTGAAATATTCCGACGACCTGATCCTGCTGGAGGTCAGTTTCATCTCCGGCCGGCCCAAGGAAAAACGGGCGGCTTTGCTGAAGGCGTTCAACGAGAACGTCGTCAAGGCCGCAGGAATCTCTCCGGACGATCTGATGATCACGTTCTACGAGGTGCCGGGCGAGAATATTTCATTCGGCCAAGGCCTCGCACAGCGAGCGCATATCTCGGCCGAAGCAGCCCAGCGGTGA
- a CDS encoding DUF1801 domain-containing protein, with translation MAGKRSKKPVKVAKKKVAKKMAKRVVAKPVLLAGGNPQIAKGDGDAPVQAYIAAMPGWKRDVGRRLDALIVRTVPGVRKAVKWNSPLYGVEDQGWFLGIHVFTKYVKVAFFRGAALRPVPPGSSKSKDTRYLDIHEGDQLNEAQLAGWVKQASLLPGQRM, from the coding sequence ATGGCCGGCAAGAGGTCCAAGAAGCCGGTGAAGGTCGCAAAAAAGAAGGTTGCCAAGAAAATGGCTAAACGGGTCGTTGCGAAGCCGGTCCTTCTCGCAGGCGGCAATCCTCAGATCGCCAAAGGGGACGGCGACGCCCCGGTGCAGGCCTACATTGCCGCGATGCCGGGCTGGAAACGCGACGTCGGGCGCCGCCTCGATGCGCTCATCGTGCGCACGGTTCCCGGCGTGCGGAAGGCCGTCAAATGGAATTCACCGCTCTACGGAGTCGAGGACCAGGGCTGGTTTCTCGGCATCCATGTCTTCACGAAGTACGTCAAAGTGGCTTTCTTCCGCGGCGCTGCGCTGCGCCCTGTTCCTCCCGGTTCGTCCAAGAGCAAAGACACGCGCTACCTCGACATCCATGAGGGCGACCAACTCAACGAAGCTCAGCTCGCCGGTTGGGTGAAGCAAGCGAGCCTTTTGCCCGGCCAGCGGATGTAA
- a CDS encoding helix-turn-helix transcriptional regulator produces MDAASHEEWPVRRLANVSGVSEAHFARSFKEAFGVPPHRYLLTRRLERATALLRDTDLAVIEIAFETGWKSLGTFGRVFRDVTGENPSELRAREKAAAHALDRVPGCFVSAAHRPDLTIAVSEKRRQEAADTSEAEETEVPTEVS; encoded by the coding sequence ATGGACGCCGCCTCGCACGAGGAGTGGCCGGTCCGGCGGCTTGCTAACGTGAGCGGCGTGTCCGAGGCGCACTTCGCGCGGTCGTTCAAGGAGGCGTTCGGCGTTCCGCCGCACCGGTATCTGCTGACCCGCCGGCTCGAGCGCGCCACGGCGCTGCTCCGCGACACTGACTTGGCCGTCATCGAGATCGCGTTCGAGACCGGCTGGAAGAGCCTGGGCACGTTCGGCCGCGTGTTCCGCGACGTCACCGGCGAGAACCCGAGCGAGCTCCGCGCCCGCGAGAAGGCGGCCGCGCACGCGCTCGATCGTGTGCCGGGCTGCTTCGTCAGCGCCGCCCATCGGCCCGACCTCACAATCGCAGTTTCGGAGAAGCGGCGGCAGGAGGCCGCCGATACAAGCGAGGCCGAAGAAACCGAGGTTCCAACGGAGGTGTCATGA
- a CDS encoding MFS transporter: MNSSSLAAWLARRNVHYGWVVVGTTFLTMLVTAGAVGAPGVLMLPLQKEFGWQTAEISSALGVRFMLFGLMAPFAAVLINRYGMRRVVLSALALIVSGLLLSLAMTQVWQLVLLWGVVIGLGTGMTALVLGVTVATRWFATRRGLVTGLLTASSATGQLVFLPLLAHVSEQFGWRSAIVMVCSALGVATVAMLALMRDRPSDVGLAPFGQEEAPAPAAPSPGIGLITAWYALRDASRTGVFWVLFATFFICGASTNGLIQTHFVPLCADFGLPAVGAAGVLAAMGMFDIAGTIASGWLSDRYDNRWLLFWYYGLRGLSLLYLPFTGFTFYGLSLFAMFYGLDWIATVPPTVKLTVARFGRERANLVFGWIFAGHQMGAAFAAFGAGLSRTVLSSYLPAFFISGALCLVAAALIITIGQRDRGGEAVRPTPAPARA; encoded by the coding sequence GTGAATTCGTCTTCGCTCGCGGCGTGGCTTGCGCGCCGCAACGTGCACTACGGCTGGGTTGTCGTCGGCACCACGTTCCTGACCATGCTGGTGACGGCGGGTGCGGTCGGCGCGCCTGGCGTGCTGATGTTGCCGCTGCAAAAGGAGTTCGGCTGGCAGACCGCTGAAATCTCTTCCGCGCTCGGCGTCCGCTTCATGCTGTTCGGGCTGATGGCGCCGTTCGCGGCCGTGCTGATCAACCGCTACGGCATGCGGCGGGTTGTGCTCTCTGCTCTCGCGCTGATCGTATCCGGCCTGTTGCTGTCGCTCGCCATGACGCAAGTCTGGCAGCTCGTCCTGCTGTGGGGCGTGGTGATCGGGCTCGGCACCGGCATGACCGCGCTGGTGCTCGGCGTCACGGTCGCGACGCGCTGGTTTGCGACGCGGCGTGGCCTCGTCACGGGTCTTCTCACTGCGAGCTCCGCCACCGGCCAGCTCGTGTTCCTGCCGCTCCTCGCCCATGTGTCCGAACAGTTCGGCTGGCGCAGCGCGATCGTGATGGTCTGCTCCGCGCTTGGCGTTGCCACGGTCGCGATGCTCGCCCTGATGCGCGACCGGCCTTCCGACGTGGGCCTCGCGCCGTTCGGCCAGGAGGAAGCTCCGGCGCCCGCGGCGCCCTCGCCCGGCATTGGCCTGATCACGGCGTGGTATGCGCTCCGCGACGCAAGCCGAACCGGCGTGTTCTGGGTGCTGTTCGCGACCTTCTTCATCTGCGGCGCCAGCACCAATGGCCTGATCCAGACGCACTTCGTGCCGCTCTGCGCCGACTTCGGCCTCCCGGCCGTCGGTGCTGCCGGCGTGCTCGCCGCGATGGGCATGTTCGACATCGCCGGCACCATCGCGTCGGGCTGGCTGTCGGACCGCTACGACAATCGCTGGCTGCTGTTCTGGTACTACGGCTTGCGCGGGCTCTCGCTGCTCTACCTGCCGTTCACCGGCTTCACGTTCTACGGCCTGTCGCTGTTTGCGATGTTCTACGGCCTCGACTGGATCGCGACCGTGCCGCCGACCGTGAAGCTCACCGTCGCCCGCTTCGGCCGTGAGCGCGCCAACCTGGTGTTCGGCTGGATCTTCGCTGGCCACCAGATGGGCGCAGCCTTCGCGGCGTTCGGCGCGGGCCTCTCGCGCACCGTGCTGTCGAGCTATCTGCCGGCGTTTTTCATCTCGGGCGCACTCTGTCTGGTCGCCGCGGCACTGATCATCACCATCGGCCAACGCGATCGCGGCGGCGAAGCCGTGAGGCCCACACCGGCCCCTGCCCGAGCCTGA
- a CDS encoding molybdopterin oxidoreductase family protein, which produces MNQTVRPLPQPIRIGHSACPHDCPSTCALEVEVLDERTIGRVRGAPDNSYTAGVICAKVARYAERIHHPDRLLQPMRRTGPKGSGSYAPIAWDDALDLVAEKFLEAERRFGAQSVWPYYYAGTMGLVQRDGIHRLRHAKKYSGFHSTICVNAAYTGFAAGTGRIAGVDPREMSKSDVIVIWGTNPVSTQVNVMTHAARARKERGTKIVAVDVYMNGTMEQADLAVMVKPGTDGALACAVMHCLFRDGKADWDYLDRYTDAPRELEAHLKTRDPQWASAITGCPVETIEAFAKLVGENKRSYFRLGYGFSRSRNGPVNMHAAACIPAVTGAWLHEGGGAFHNNADIYHWNKSLIEGQDVRDPSVRMIDQSRIGAALTGDREALKDGPPVAAMLIQNTNPVSVCPDQEVVKRGFAREDLFVCVHEQFMTETARMADVVLPATMFMEHDDVYQSGGHQHIILGPKLIEPPGECRPNHAVICGLAKRLGAEHPGFNMTAREIIDATLQKSGWGTLERLERDKWIDCQPDFETAHYLKGFAYPDGKFRFKPDWPRVPFRSAYPAGPAEKMPKLPDHWTIIEEADAEHPFRLATSPSRGFLNSTFNETKSSQAQNRGRPDVMIHPDDARAAGIADGAEVVIGNKRGQVRLHAKVYEGVRRGVLIAESIWPNDAYPDGRGINTVTGADAIAPYGGAAFHDNRVWIKPFG; this is translated from the coding sequence TCGACGAGCGCACCATCGGCCGGGTCCGCGGCGCCCCCGACAACAGCTACACCGCTGGGGTGATCTGCGCGAAGGTCGCGCGCTACGCCGAGCGTATTCATCATCCCGACCGGCTCCTGCAGCCGATGCGCCGCACCGGACCGAAGGGCTCGGGCTCTTACGCGCCGATTGCCTGGGACGACGCGCTCGATCTGGTCGCCGAGAAGTTCCTCGAAGCCGAGCGGCGGTTCGGCGCGCAATCGGTCTGGCCATATTACTACGCCGGGACGATGGGCCTCGTGCAGCGCGACGGCATCCATCGCCTGCGCCATGCCAAAAAATACTCCGGCTTCCATTCGACGATCTGCGTCAACGCCGCCTACACCGGCTTTGCCGCCGGCACCGGCCGCATTGCTGGTGTGGACCCACGTGAAATGTCGAAGTCCGACGTCATCGTGATCTGGGGCACCAATCCGGTCTCGACCCAGGTCAACGTGATGACGCACGCGGCGCGCGCCCGGAAGGAGCGCGGCACCAAGATCGTCGCCGTCGACGTCTACATGAACGGCACCATGGAGCAGGCCGATCTCGCCGTGATGGTGAAGCCCGGCACCGACGGCGCTCTCGCCTGCGCGGTGATGCATTGCCTGTTCCGCGACGGCAAGGCGGACTGGGACTACCTCGACCGCTACACCGACGCGCCGCGCGAACTCGAGGCGCATCTGAAGACGCGCGATCCGCAATGGGCGTCGGCGATCACCGGTTGTCCGGTGGAGACCATCGAGGCATTTGCCAAGCTCGTCGGCGAAAACAAGCGCAGCTATTTTCGCTTGGGTTACGGCTTTTCGCGCTCGCGCAACGGCCCGGTCAACATGCACGCGGCGGCATGCATTCCGGCCGTGACCGGCGCGTGGCTGCACGAGGGCGGCGGCGCGTTCCACAACAACGCCGACATCTACCATTGGAACAAATCGCTCATTGAAGGGCAGGACGTGCGCGATCCGTCGGTGCGCATGATCGACCAGTCTCGGATCGGCGCGGCGCTGACCGGCGACCGCGAGGCGCTGAAAGACGGACCGCCGGTTGCGGCGATGCTCATCCAGAACACCAATCCGGTGTCGGTGTGTCCCGACCAGGAGGTGGTGAAGCGCGGCTTCGCCCGCGAGGACCTGTTCGTCTGCGTCCACGAGCAGTTCATGACCGAGACCGCACGCATGGCCGACGTCGTGCTGCCTGCGACCATGTTCATGGAGCACGACGACGTCTATCAGAGCGGCGGCCACCAGCACATCATCCTCGGCCCCAAGCTGATCGAGCCGCCGGGCGAGTGCCGGCCCAATCACGCCGTGATATGCGGGCTCGCCAAGCGGCTCGGTGCCGAGCACCCGGGCTTCAACATGACGGCGCGCGAGATCATCGACGCGACCTTGCAGAAGTCGGGGTGGGGGACGCTGGAGCGGCTTGAGCGCGACAAGTGGATCGACTGCCAGCCGGACTTCGAGACGGCGCACTACCTCAAGGGCTTCGCATATCCCGACGGCAAGTTCCGCTTCAAGCCGGACTGGCCGAGAGTGCCGTTCCGCAGCGCCTATCCGGCGGGGCCGGCCGAGAAGATGCCGAAGCTGCCGGATCACTGGACCATCATCGAGGAGGCCGACGCCGAGCATCCGTTCCGCCTGGCCACGTCTCCGTCGCGCGGCTTCCTCAACTCGACCTTCAACGAGACCAAGTCGTCACAGGCGCAGAACCGCGGCCGGCCCGACGTGATGATTCATCCCGACGACGCGCGCGCGGCTGGCATCGCCGACGGTGCCGAGGTGGTGATCGGCAACAAGCGCGGCCAGGTGCGGCTGCATGCCAAGGTGTACGAGGGCGTGCGGCGCGGGGTGCTGATCGCGGAGTCGATCTGGCCGAACGATGCCTATCCGGACGGCCGCGGCATCAACACCGTGACCGGCGCGGACGCGATCGCGCCCTACGGCGGCGCCGCGTTCCACGACAATCGGGTTTGGATCAAGCCGTTCGGCTGA